The Coffea arabica cultivar ET-39 chromosome 1e, Coffea Arabica ET-39 HiFi, whole genome shotgun sequence genome has a window encoding:
- the LOC113703482 gene encoding uncharacterized protein isoform X2, producing MTAAKALLSSFPSIFPHQSLISRRTGVVRASRAKLSESNARKANLSARKKERILVPSYSKIGAGHISEFLNHPSGVEAILNTRSLQSFQSLDSNLYRCILPQIQLLNFEVAPVLDLLVRSTEEDCMVELLSCKFEGSELLERQNDRFSASMRNHITWETVDSKSFLDVDVKLNISLEIYTYPFILLPESTVEGPGNFSTLRNIIPQQLHNYSMGTFNKARYSIFVFAAYSNISVSLTVASFSTPRRLGRFTIS from the exons ATGACTGCAGCAAAAGCTTTACTATCCTCATTTCCATCCATTTTTCCCCATCAATCCCTTATCTCCAG GAGAACTGGAGTTGTCAGAGCAAGTAGAGCAAAGTTGTCAGAATCAAATGCCAGGAAAGCAAATCTATCTgccagaaagaaagaaaggattcTAGTGCCAAGTTATAGCAAGATAGGTGCGGGCCATATAAGTGAATTTCTGAATCATCCTTCTGGTGTTGAAGCAATACTGAATACAAGGTCCTTGCAAAGTTTTCAATCCCTTGATTCAAATTTGTACAG GTGCATCCTGCCACAAATTCAACTTCTGAACTTTGAGGTTGCCCCTGTGCTGGACTTACTAGTGAGGTCAACTGAAGAAGATTGCATGGTTGAACTGTTGTCCTGCAAG TTTGAAGGCTCGGAACTTTTGGAGAGGCAGAATGATCGCTTTTCAG CATCTATGAGAAATCACATAACCTGGGAAACAGTGGATTCCAAGTCCTTTCTGGATGTTGATGTGAAGTTGAATATCTCTCTTGAG ATCTATACTTACCCATTCATATTGCTTCCAGAATCAACTGTTGAGGGTCCAGGAAATTT TAGCACCTTGCGGAATATTATCCCACAGCAGCTGCATAACTATTCAATGGGCACCTTTAACAAGGCTAGATATTCTATTTTCGTCTTTGCAGCGTATAGCAACATTTCAGTTTCCCTTACTGTGGCTTCCTTTTCTACTCCCAGAAGATTAGGCAGATTTACAATAAGTTAA
- the LOC113694139 gene encoding protein NRT1/ PTR FAMILY 4.6-like, whose product MDGKTIQSSMSSGNKKKGGFRACIFVFVLATLENIGFVANMSTIVLYFHLVMQFNPSTSANTLTNFLGSTFLLTILGGFISDTYLNRLYTCLLFGFLEILGLVLLTIQAYSDKFQPDPCQKSTCVKGGQAVMFYASISLLALGGGGVKGSVAALGADQFDSKDPKGAKGLASYFNYYQFSVNIGSIIGVTAVVWVAMNKAWYWGFFIGLVGAFVGFAVLALGKPFYCYQPLATSPLIKISQVIVAAIRNRKLSVPENSNELYEIDDKERDASEEAIAHTSQFRILDKAAVLKDEMSPQPWKVCTVTQVEEVKILTRMLPILLSTVIMNTCLAQLQTFSVLQGYDMDAHIGSIQIPTASIPVIPLLFMAILIPLYEFLIVPLARKITGHPSGITQLQRAGVGLVLSIISMGIAGVIEVKRRDQALLVPPKKMSLFWLAFQYGVFGIADMFAMVGLMEFFYKEAPNGMRSLATSFALLSLSFGYFLSTAFVSIVNAVTKRVTPSKQGWLEAPYLNQNKLELFYWFLAILSFLNFANYLYWSSWYKYKSDSKNSEAEDKAIDPLLGQKTSIEDKE is encoded by the exons ATG gaTGGAAAGACCATCCAATCTTCAATGAGTTCAGGGAACAAGAAAAAAGGTGGATTCAGGGCTTGCATATTTGTATTTG TTTTGGCAACTCTGGAAAATATTGGATTCGTCGCCAACATGTCGACAATTGTTCTCTACTTTCATTTGGTGATGCAATTTAATCCATCCACTTCTGCAAACACCCTCACAAATTTCTTGGGATCAACTTTCTTGCTCACAATATTGGGAGGTTTCATATCAGACACTTACTTGAACAGACTCTACACATGCTTACTGTTTGGATTCTTGGAAATCCTG GGGTTGGTTTTGCTCACCATCCAAGCGTATTCTGATAAGTTCCAGCCTGATCcttgccaaaaatcaacttGTGTGAAAGGTGGTCAAGCTGTCATGTTTTACGCATCCATTAGTCTATTAGCTCTTGGTGGTGGTGGAGTTAAGGGATCAGTTGCAGCACTTGGTGCTGATCAATTTGATTCAAAAGATCCAAAGGGAGCTAAGGGACTTGCAAGCTATTTCAACTATTATCAGTTCAGTGTAAACATTGGATCAATAATAGGTGTTACTGCTGTGGTCTGGGTAGCAATGAACAAAGCTTGGTACTGGGGATTTTTCATTGGTTTGGTTGGTGCATTTGTCGGTTTTGCAGTTCTTGCACTTGGAAAGCCTTTCTACTGTTACCAACCTCTAGCCACAAGCCCTCTGATAAAGATATCTCAG GTTATTGTTGCAGCCATTCGAAACAGAAAATTATCAGTACCAGAAAATTCCAATGAGTTATATGAGATTGATGACAAAGAAAGAGATGCATCTGAAGAAGCGATTGCACACACTAGCCAATTCAG GATTTTAGACAAGGCTGCCGTCCTTAAAGACGAGATGTCTCCACAGCCTTGGAAAGTATGCACAGTGACACAAGTGGAAGAAGTAAAAATACTGACAAGAATGCTCCCAATACTTTTGAGCACAGTTATAATGAATACATGCTTGGCTCAGTTGCAGACATTTTCAGTTCTTCAAGGATACGACATGGATGCTCATATAGGATCCATACAGATCCCTACAGCTTCAATTCCAGTGATCCCACTTCTTTTCATGGCTATTCTTATACCACTCTACGAGTTCTTAATCGTCCCACTCGCACGAAAAATCACAGGCCATCCATCAGGTATCACACAACTTCAGCGTGCAGGCGTTGGCCTTGTGCTCTCAATTATCTCAATGGGAATAGCTGGAGTTATTGAGGTCAAAAGAAGGGATCAAGCACTGCTGGTTCCGCCTAAGAAAATGAGCCTTTTCTGGCTTGCTTTCCAGTATGGTGTTTTCGGAATTGCAGACATGTTTGCAATGGTTGGACTGATGGAATTCTTTTACAAGGAAGCTCCCAATGGGATGAGATCTCTTGCTACTTCTTTTGCATTGTTATCTCTCTCATTTGGATATTTCTTGAGTACTGCCTTTGTCAGCATTGTTAATGCTGTTACCAAGAGGGTCACTCCAAGCAAACAAGGCTGGTTAGAGGCACCATATCTGAACCAGAATAAGTTGGAGCTTTTCTACTGGTTTCTTGCCATCCTAAGTTTTCTCAACTTTGCTAACTATCTCTACTGGTCTTCatggtacaagtacaagtcaGATTCAAAGAATTCTGAAGCTGAAGACAAGGCTATTGATCCACTCCTCGGACAGAAGACATCAATTGAGGATAAAGAATAA
- the LOC113703482 gene encoding uncharacterized protein isoform X4, translated as MTAAKALLSSFPSIFPHQSLISRRTGVVRASRAKLSESNARKANLSARKKERILVPSYSKIGAGHISEFLNHPSGVEAILNTRSLQSFQSLDSNLYRCILPQIQLLNFEVAPVLDLLVRSTEEDCMVELLSCKFEGSELLERQNDRFSASMRNHITWETVDSKSFLDVDVKLNISLEIYTYPFILLPESTVEGPGNLMMQALVDRLVPLHVQQLLQDYDKWVRRQQKVLQ; from the exons ATGACTGCAGCAAAAGCTTTACTATCCTCATTTCCATCCATTTTTCCCCATCAATCCCTTATCTCCAG GAGAACTGGAGTTGTCAGAGCAAGTAGAGCAAAGTTGTCAGAATCAAATGCCAGGAAAGCAAATCTATCTgccagaaagaaagaaaggattcTAGTGCCAAGTTATAGCAAGATAGGTGCGGGCCATATAAGTGAATTTCTGAATCATCCTTCTGGTGTTGAAGCAATACTGAATACAAGGTCCTTGCAAAGTTTTCAATCCCTTGATTCAAATTTGTACAG GTGCATCCTGCCACAAATTCAACTTCTGAACTTTGAGGTTGCCCCTGTGCTGGACTTACTAGTGAGGTCAACTGAAGAAGATTGCATGGTTGAACTGTTGTCCTGCAAG TTTGAAGGCTCGGAACTTTTGGAGAGGCAGAATGATCGCTTTTCAG CATCTATGAGAAATCACATAACCTGGGAAACAGTGGATTCCAAGTCCTTTCTGGATGTTGATGTGAAGTTGAATATCTCTCTTGAG ATCTATACTTACCCATTCATATTGCTTCCAGAATCAACTGTTGAGGGTCCAGGAAATTT AATGATGCAAGCCCTAGTGGACAGACTAGTACCGTTGCATGTACAACAACTGCTGCAAGATTATGATAAATGGGTTCGTAGGCAGCAGAAAGTCTTGCAATGA
- the LOC113703482 gene encoding uncharacterized protein isoform X5 has translation MTAAKALLSSFPSIFPHQSLISSRRTGVVRASRAKLSESNARKANLSARKKERILVPSYSKIGAGHISEFLNHPSGVEAILNTRSLQSFQSLDSNLYRCILPQIQLLNFEVAPVLDLLVRSTEEDCMVELLSCKFEGSELLERQNDRFSASMRNHITWETVDSKSFLDVDVKLNISLEGTFGFDLWSIRN, from the exons ATGACTGCAGCAAAAGCTTTACTATCCTCATTTCCATCCATTTTTCCCCATCAATCCCTTATCTCCAG TAGGAGAACTGGAGTTGTCAGAGCAAGTAGAGCAAAGTTGTCAGAATCAAATGCCAGGAAAGCAAATCTATCTgccagaaagaaagaaaggattcTAGTGCCAAGTTATAGCAAGATAGGTGCGGGCCATATAAGTGAATTTCTGAATCATCCTTCTGGTGTTGAAGCAATACTGAATACAAGGTCCTTGCAAAGTTTTCAATCCCTTGATTCAAATTTGTACAG GTGCATCCTGCCACAAATTCAACTTCTGAACTTTGAGGTTGCCCCTGTGCTGGACTTACTAGTGAGGTCAACTGAAGAAGATTGCATGGTTGAACTGTTGTCCTGCAAG TTTGAAGGCTCGGAACTTTTGGAGAGGCAGAATGATCGCTTTTCAG CATCTATGAGAAATCACATAACCTGGGAAACAGTGGATTCCAAGTCCTTTCTGGATGTTGATGTGAAGTTGAATATCTCTCTTGAG GGCACATTTGGTTTTGATCTCTGGTCAATAAGGAACTAA
- the LOC113703482 gene encoding uncharacterized protein isoform X3 — protein MTAAKALLSSFPSIFPHQSLISSRRTGVVRASRAKLSESNARKANLSARKKERILVPSYSKIGAGHISEFLNHPSGVEAILNTRSLQSFQSLDSNLYRCILPQIQLLNFEVAPVLDLLVRSTEEDCMVELLSCKFEGSELLERQNDRFSASMRNHITWETVDSKSFLDVDVKLNISLEIYTYPFILLPESTVEGPGNLMMQALVDRLVPLHVQQLLQDYDKWVRRQQKVLQ, from the exons ATGACTGCAGCAAAAGCTTTACTATCCTCATTTCCATCCATTTTTCCCCATCAATCCCTTATCTCCAG TAGGAGAACTGGAGTTGTCAGAGCAAGTAGAGCAAAGTTGTCAGAATCAAATGCCAGGAAAGCAAATCTATCTgccagaaagaaagaaaggattcTAGTGCCAAGTTATAGCAAGATAGGTGCGGGCCATATAAGTGAATTTCTGAATCATCCTTCTGGTGTTGAAGCAATACTGAATACAAGGTCCTTGCAAAGTTTTCAATCCCTTGATTCAAATTTGTACAG GTGCATCCTGCCACAAATTCAACTTCTGAACTTTGAGGTTGCCCCTGTGCTGGACTTACTAGTGAGGTCAACTGAAGAAGATTGCATGGTTGAACTGTTGTCCTGCAAG TTTGAAGGCTCGGAACTTTTGGAGAGGCAGAATGATCGCTTTTCAG CATCTATGAGAAATCACATAACCTGGGAAACAGTGGATTCCAAGTCCTTTCTGGATGTTGATGTGAAGTTGAATATCTCTCTTGAG ATCTATACTTACCCATTCATATTGCTTCCAGAATCAACTGTTGAGGGTCCAGGAAATTT AATGATGCAAGCCCTAGTGGACAGACTAGTACCGTTGCATGTACAACAACTGCTGCAAGATTATGATAAATGGGTTCGTAGGCAGCAGAAAGTCTTGCAATGA
- the LOC113703482 gene encoding uncharacterized protein isoform X1 — MTAAKALLSSFPSIFPHQSLISSRRTGVVRASRAKLSESNARKANLSARKKERILVPSYSKIGAGHISEFLNHPSGVEAILNTRSLQSFQSLDSNLYRCILPQIQLLNFEVAPVLDLLVRSTEEDCMVELLSCKFEGSELLERQNDRFSASMRNHITWETVDSKSFLDVDVKLNISLEIYTYPFILLPESTVEGPGNFSTLRNIIPQQLHNYSMGTFNKARYSIFVFAAYSNISVSLTVASFSTPRRLGRFTIS, encoded by the exons ATGACTGCAGCAAAAGCTTTACTATCCTCATTTCCATCCATTTTTCCCCATCAATCCCTTATCTCCAG TAGGAGAACTGGAGTTGTCAGAGCAAGTAGAGCAAAGTTGTCAGAATCAAATGCCAGGAAAGCAAATCTATCTgccagaaagaaagaaaggattcTAGTGCCAAGTTATAGCAAGATAGGTGCGGGCCATATAAGTGAATTTCTGAATCATCCTTCTGGTGTTGAAGCAATACTGAATACAAGGTCCTTGCAAAGTTTTCAATCCCTTGATTCAAATTTGTACAG GTGCATCCTGCCACAAATTCAACTTCTGAACTTTGAGGTTGCCCCTGTGCTGGACTTACTAGTGAGGTCAACTGAAGAAGATTGCATGGTTGAACTGTTGTCCTGCAAG TTTGAAGGCTCGGAACTTTTGGAGAGGCAGAATGATCGCTTTTCAG CATCTATGAGAAATCACATAACCTGGGAAACAGTGGATTCCAAGTCCTTTCTGGATGTTGATGTGAAGTTGAATATCTCTCTTGAG ATCTATACTTACCCATTCATATTGCTTCCAGAATCAACTGTTGAGGGTCCAGGAAATTT TAGCACCTTGCGGAATATTATCCCACAGCAGCTGCATAACTATTCAATGGGCACCTTTAACAAGGCTAGATATTCTATTTTCGTCTTTGCAGCGTATAGCAACATTTCAGTTTCCCTTACTGTGGCTTCCTTTTCTACTCCCAGAAGATTAGGCAGATTTACAATAAGTTAA